One genomic segment of Desulfocapsa sulfexigens DSM 10523 includes these proteins:
- the mltG gene encoding endolytic transglycosylase MltG, translating to MESNDQRSCGRFTGKRIALVAILFLFAVLGGIGGWFLYFANQAAPGDQSETEVVVVPPGSSVVEINRILAQAGLVQNDVRFPVLARYLGIAARLQAGEFALHRGQTPSELLRELASAKPIQHVVTIPEGLTIAETAAAFAGGGWCDAEEFIRLANDSDFIKSLGLEPHKSLEGYLFPDTYYLTRKEQTAEDLLRMQVRHFFTVWNDIKTTAPLELSPYEVLILASMVEKEAAKASERPLIAGVFFNRLKKSMRMQSDPTVIYGIKDFSGTLSRKDLQTPSPYNTYTLKRLPIGPICNPGKEALNAVLHPTESNFFYFVSNNEGSHIFSKNLREHNRAVKKYQRSKKEKK from the coding sequence ATGGAAAGCAATGACCAGAGGTCCTGTGGCCGTTTTACAGGAAAAAGGATCGCTCTTGTGGCGATCCTTTTTCTTTTTGCAGTTCTGGGGGGGATTGGAGGCTGGTTTCTCTATTTTGCAAATCAGGCTGCGCCAGGAGACCAAAGCGAAACGGAGGTTGTTGTTGTCCCTCCCGGATCCTCCGTAGTGGAAATAAATCGGATTCTGGCGCAGGCAGGTCTTGTCCAGAATGATGTCCGTTTTCCTGTACTTGCCCGTTATCTCGGGATTGCAGCGAGACTCCAGGCTGGTGAATTTGCACTGCACCGTGGTCAGACTCCCTCGGAGTTACTAAGGGAGCTCGCTTCAGCAAAACCCATTCAACATGTCGTTACGATTCCGGAGGGCTTGACCATTGCCGAGACCGCAGCTGCCTTTGCAGGTGGAGGCTGGTGTGACGCGGAGGAATTTATTCGCCTGGCAAATGACTCCGATTTTATAAAGAGTTTGGGACTTGAGCCGCACAAAAGTCTAGAAGGATATCTTTTCCCGGATACCTACTACCTCACCAGAAAAGAGCAGACAGCAGAAGACCTTCTCCGCATGCAGGTTCGTCATTTCTTTACTGTCTGGAATGATATCAAGACAACTGCTCCCCTGGAACTTTCTCCCTATGAAGTTCTTATTCTGGCTTCCATGGTGGAAAAAGAGGCAGCCAAGGCCTCGGAACGTCCTCTTATTGCAGGTGTCTTCTTTAATCGGCTGAAAAAAAGCATGCGTATGCAGTCGGATCCTACCGTTATATACGGGATTAAAGATTTTTCAGGTACACTTAGTCGCAAAGATCTGCAGACCCCCTCTCCATACAACACCTATACTCTGAAACGCTTGCCAATTGGCCCCATCTGTAATCCGGGTAAAGAAGCCCTGAATGCTGTTTTGCATCCCACCGAGAGTAATTTCTTCTATTTCGTTTCAAACAATGAAGGCAGTCATATCTTTTCAAAAAATCTTCGAGAACATAACCGGGCGGTGAAGAAGTATCAGCGATCGAAAAAAGAAAAAAAATAA
- the lon gene encoding endopeptidase La, with protein MDFNDSLSIGMDDFTDHEDMVIPDELPMMAVRDVVVFNYMIIPLFVGRPSSVEAVNAALAGDKLLMLLTQKDATRDNPEPEDLYTVGMVCMVMRTLKLPDGRLKVLVQAVSKAKVKKYVKTEPYCLVKIKPIVEAEIGETDVATEALMRTVREQTEKIMSLRGILSADLMMIINNIEEPGRLADLVGSNLRLKITESQAILEEADPIKRLKLVNDLLAKELEVSTVQAKIQSDAKEEMSKSQREYYLREQLHALQKELGDGDERGQEIDDLLRKIKKTKMPKPVRKEAKKQVSRMEMMHPDSSEATIIRTYIDWILDVPWKKGTKDRLDLKAAKEVLDDDHFGLEKIKERILEYLAVRKLNTETKGPILCFVGPPGVGKTSLGKSVARAMGRKFYRLSLGGMRDEAEIRGHRRTYIGAMPGRILQGLKTVNSNNPVFMMDEIDKIGSDYRGDPSSALLEVLDPEQNFEFSDHYMNMPFDLSKVMFITTANRSDTIPGPLLDRMEIIRLSGYTLEEKAVIARKYLLPRQITENGIQPRHLRFADTAIEYIISHYTHEAGLRNLEREIGKICRKVARKIAEGGKGPYAISRNTLDRYLGPPKIIPESELEALRQPGLVTGLAWTEVGGEILTIEVNLMPGKGKMILTGQLGDVMKESVQAALTYCRSRCDDLGIEEDYFEKHDIHVHVPAGAIPKDGPSAGITMATAIYSAVTGKKVLRKLAMTGEVTLRGRVLPIGGLKEKALAAVRAGLNKVIIPAQNEKDLAEIPAEIRKTMTFYPVKNMDEVVEIAFNRTVKKKEIKKP; from the coding sequence GTGGATTTTAACGATTCTTTATCCATAGGTATGGATGATTTTACTGACCATGAGGATATGGTTATTCCTGACGAATTGCCGATGATGGCTGTTCGGGATGTTGTTGTTTTTAATTATATGATCATCCCCCTCTTTGTAGGGCGTCCAAGTTCCGTTGAGGCTGTCAACGCAGCTCTTGCTGGTGATAAGCTGCTTATGCTGCTCACTCAGAAAGATGCGACTCGTGACAACCCCGAACCAGAGGATCTCTACACCGTAGGAATGGTCTGCATGGTCATGCGCACCCTGAAGCTTCCGGATGGCAGATTAAAAGTTCTTGTTCAGGCTGTTTCCAAGGCAAAAGTTAAAAAATATGTAAAGACCGAGCCCTACTGTCTCGTGAAGATCAAACCAATCGTCGAAGCTGAGATTGGAGAGACGGATGTGGCCACTGAAGCGCTGATGCGTACCGTACGTGAACAGACGGAAAAGATCATGTCACTCCGTGGGATTCTTTCCGCCGACCTGATGATGATCATTAATAACATCGAGGAGCCGGGGCGTTTGGCTGACCTTGTCGGTTCAAATCTGCGTCTGAAAATAACTGAATCTCAAGCCATCCTTGAAGAAGCTGACCCTATTAAACGTTTAAAGCTTGTGAATGATCTGCTTGCCAAGGAACTTGAGGTTTCGACGGTACAGGCAAAGATCCAGTCCGATGCCAAGGAGGAGATGAGCAAATCCCAACGCGAGTATTATCTGCGGGAGCAACTTCACGCTCTGCAGAAAGAACTTGGTGATGGAGATGAACGTGGCCAGGAGATTGATGATCTGCTGCGTAAGATCAAAAAAACCAAAATGCCGAAACCCGTGCGTAAGGAGGCCAAAAAACAGGTCAGCCGCATGGAGATGATGCATCCCGATTCTTCTGAAGCAACAATTATTCGTACCTATATTGATTGGATTCTTGATGTTCCCTGGAAAAAGGGGACTAAAGACAGGCTTGATCTCAAGGCTGCCAAAGAGGTGCTCGACGATGATCATTTCGGTCTCGAAAAGATTAAGGAGCGGATTCTCGAATATCTTGCGGTACGAAAACTCAACACCGAAACCAAGGGACCAATTCTCTGTTTTGTCGGTCCTCCCGGTGTGGGGAAAACATCGCTTGGAAAATCTGTTGCCAGAGCCATGGGACGCAAGTTTTATCGTCTCTCTTTGGGAGGCATGCGTGATGAAGCCGAGATTCGCGGTCATCGCCGTACTTATATAGGTGCGATGCCCGGCCGGATTTTACAGGGATTAAAAACAGTAAACTCCAATAACCCTGTCTTCATGATGGATGAGATTGACAAGATCGGATCTGATTATAGGGGCGATCCTTCCTCTGCTCTTCTGGAAGTACTTGACCCGGAACAGAATTTTGAGTTTTCAGATCACTACATGAATATGCCCTTCGATCTCTCCAAGGTTATGTTTATTACCACGGCAAACAGATCTGATACCATCCCCGGGCCACTGCTCGACAGGATGGAAATTATTCGCCTCTCCGGCTATACGCTTGAAGAAAAGGCGGTTATTGCAAGAAAGTATCTGCTGCCTCGTCAGATTACCGAAAATGGTATTCAGCCCCGGCATCTGCGTTTTGCCGATACGGCTATTGAGTATATCATCAGTCACTACACCCATGAGGCGGGGCTGCGAAATCTTGAACGGGAAATCGGTAAAATCTGCCGGAAGGTGGCCCGAAAGATTGCTGAGGGTGGTAAGGGGCCATATGCTATCAGTCGTAACACTCTGGATCGGTATCTCGGGCCTCCAAAAATTATTCCAGAGTCTGAGCTTGAAGCTTTGCGTCAGCCGGGGCTTGTTACCGGTCTTGCCTGGACAGAAGTAGGTGGTGAGATCCTGACGATCGAGGTCAATCTCATGCCAGGGAAGGGCAAGATGATTCTCACCGGGCAGCTTGGTGATGTGATGAAAGAGTCGGTACAGGCTGCCTTGACCTATTGCAGAAGTCGTTGTGATGATCTTGGAATCGAAGAAGATTATTTTGAAAAACACGATATTCACGTGCATGTCCCGGCGGGGGCTATTCCCAAAGACGGACCTTCGGCGGGCATTACCATGGCCACGGCCATCTATTCTGCTGTTACCGGAAAGAAGGTGCTCAGGAAGCTCGCTATGACCGGAGAAGTTACTCTTCGTGGACGTGTCTTACCCATTGGCGGGTTAAAGGAAAAAGCTCTGGCTGCCGTCAGGGCAGGTCTTAACAAGGTTATAATACCTGCACAGAACGAGAAGGACCTGGCTGAGATTCCAGCTGAAATTCGTAAAACCATGACATTCTACCCAGTCAAAAATATGGACGAGGTTGTGGAAATCGCTTTTAACAGGACAGTAAAGAAGAAGGAAATAAAAAAACCGTAG
- a CDS encoding LbetaH domain-containing protein — protein MLSTKSFFDLCEFPHTALFDNDKPVWEALNSLKKYMDEHQYPELDAKLIPDGIPLPFPVICHEGHCFPTDGFTVEYGDTTRGKLRVTKGDEELTGAALIMAGAILIGGKIDIAKGVLIEGGALIKSPAIIGDCTEVRQGAYLRGYCLTGKRSVVGHTTEVKHTIFLNDAKAGHFAYLGDSILGRNANLGAGTKFANLKFLGGNVSIRTENGLVDTGRRKFGAILGDEAQTGCNSVTNPGTIIGKGGILMPNTTAPSGYHSPRTIIR, from the coding sequence ATGTTATCGACAAAATCCTTTTTTGACCTTTGCGAATTCCCCCATACTGCTCTTTTTGATAATGACAAACCAGTATGGGAGGCACTGAACAGCTTAAAGAAATATATGGATGAACATCAGTACCCCGAACTCGATGCCAAACTCATTCCGGATGGCATCCCTCTTCCCTTTCCCGTTATTTGTCACGAGGGACACTGCTTCCCTACTGACGGGTTTACAGTCGAGTACGGGGACACCACCAGGGGCAAGCTCAGGGTTACCAAAGGTGATGAAGAACTGACAGGTGCAGCACTAATTATGGCAGGTGCTATTCTTATTGGCGGTAAAATTGATATTGCCAAGGGGGTTCTTATTGAAGGAGGAGCCCTGATCAAATCACCGGCCATCATAGGTGACTGCACAGAAGTACGCCAGGGAGCATATCTTCGCGGCTACTGCCTTACCGGGAAAAGATCTGTTGTGGGTCATACCACTGAAGTAAAACATACGATTTTCCTCAATGATGCCAAAGCCGGTCATTTTGCCTACCTTGGAGACTCTATTCTCGGCCGGAACGCTAATCTTGGTGCTGGAACAAAATTTGCCAACCTCAAATTTCTGGGTGGCAATGTCTCTATCCGTACGGAAAATGGATTAGTGGACACCGGACGACGTAAATTTGGTGCCATCTTGGGCGATGAGGCCCAAACTGGCTGTAACTCGGTCACCAATCCAGGCACTATAATCGGAAAGGGAGGAATCCTTATGCCCAACACCACAGCCCCTTCCGGATACCATTCCCCCCGAACTATTATTCGCTGA
- a CDS encoding NifB/NifX family molybdenum-iron cluster-binding protein codes for MKIAITATGNTLDSMVDPRFGRAAWFLIIDTETKELLQAINNIAGKEAAHGAGISAAAQVADIGVEALLTGRVGPKALPVLEKAGVKAVNDVSGSVRDAMAKYSGTTGSPPKTEEPSQPSPSPTQGQGQGQGRGEGCGCGRGQGQGRGMGQGKGQGRGQCRR; via the coding sequence ATGAAAATTGCAATCACCGCAACAGGAAACACCTTAGATTCCATGGTTGACCCTCGCTTTGGCAGAGCTGCATGGTTCCTTATTATAGATACTGAAACAAAAGAGCTACTTCAGGCAATCAATAATATAGCAGGAAAAGAAGCTGCCCATGGCGCTGGAATCAGTGCAGCAGCACAGGTTGCAGACATCGGAGTGGAAGCCCTGCTCACCGGAAGAGTTGGTCCCAAGGCCCTGCCCGTTCTTGAAAAAGCAGGTGTTAAAGCAGTAAATGATGTCAGCGGTAGCGTACGCGATGCCATGGCAAAATATTCCGGAACGACGGGATCACCCCCTAAAACTGAAGAGCCATCACAGCCATCTCCATCTCCTACCCAGGGGCAGGGCCAAGGCCAGGGAAGAGGAGAGGGCTGCGGCTGTGGCAGAGGACAGGGGCAAGGCAGGGGGATGGGACAAGGCAAAGGTCAGGGACGCGGACAGTGTCGTCGATAA
- a CDS encoding nucleotide-binding protein, giving the protein MQIAVGSGKGGTGKTTISTSLALSAGTDVQYLDCDVEEPNGHIFLKPKLTHRETVVVTVPRLDESRCTACGKCRDICAFNAIAQFGKTVMIFPEMCHSCLGCFRVCEEDALIEDTREIGILESGMAGDIHFVHGRVRIGEAMGVPLLKAVKHKAEQDRLTIIDAPPGTSCPFVESVNDADYVILVTEPTPFGLHDLKLAATVLKNFKIPSGVIINRSDLGDDRVQRYCDSENIPVLLEIPFQRAIAEGYARGINLVDTVPELRTVFSDLLTRIAFEVAQ; this is encoded by the coding sequence ATGCAAATAGCAGTCGGCAGCGGGAAAGGTGGAACCGGAAAGACCACTATCTCAACCAGCCTGGCTCTCAGTGCAGGCACAGATGTTCAGTACCTGGACTGTGATGTGGAAGAGCCAAACGGACATATCTTTCTCAAACCGAAACTCACTCACAGAGAAACTGTTGTCGTCACTGTTCCCCGGCTGGACGAGTCACGATGCACAGCCTGTGGAAAATGCCGGGACATTTGTGCATTCAATGCAATTGCTCAGTTTGGCAAAACGGTAATGATATTTCCAGAGATGTGCCATTCCTGCCTTGGCTGTTTCAGGGTATGTGAGGAGGATGCACTCATCGAAGACACACGGGAAATTGGTATTCTCGAATCTGGAATGGCTGGTGATATTCATTTCGTTCATGGCCGTGTCCGGATCGGTGAGGCGATGGGCGTCCCGCTCTTAAAAGCCGTCAAACACAAGGCCGAACAAGACAGGCTGACCATCATCGATGCTCCCCCGGGGACATCATGCCCTTTTGTGGAAAGTGTCAATGATGCCGACTATGTGATCTTGGTAACCGAGCCCACACCCTTTGGCCTTCATGACCTGAAACTTGCTGCCACGGTTCTCAAGAACTTCAAGATTCCCAGTGGTGTAATTATTAATCGATCCGATCTCGGTGACGACAGGGTACAGCGCTATTGTGATTCTGAGAACATTCCTGTTCTCCTTGAGATTCCATTCCAGCGTGCCATTGCAGAAGGCTATGCACGGGGTATAAATCTTGTGGACACTGTACCTGAGCTACGCACTGTTTTCAGTGACCTTCTAACTCGGATTGCCTTTGAGGTAGCCCAATAA
- a CDS encoding ATP-binding protein gives MEQTIKEVLILSGKGGTGKTSIVGSFAHLAENKILVDCDVDASDLHLLLAPKPTETHDFKSGVKARVEADKCSGCGMCAELCQFESITMGETAVISPLNCEGCGVCAHFCPEEAIVLQENHCGSWYIADTAYGPLVHAQLFAGEENSGKLVSHIKNQARQLAETTNTGLILIDGAPGVGCPVIASLSNVDLAVVITEPTLSGKHDLDRILDLTEHFKIPALVCINKWDLHSEMSDSIEKSCNDRGANVLGKIPFDRQVITCQIQGVPVTADDTSLAGYSIKAIWKKLKEHL, from the coding sequence ATGGAACAGACAATTAAAGAAGTATTGATCCTCAGCGGCAAAGGCGGTACCGGGAAGACCAGTATCGTTGGATCCTTTGCTCATCTGGCAGAAAACAAAATTCTCGTGGACTGTGACGTTGACGCGTCCGACCTCCACCTCCTTCTCGCCCCAAAGCCAACTGAGACCCATGACTTCAAGTCCGGAGTCAAGGCCCGGGTAGAGGCGGATAAGTGCAGCGGTTGTGGCATGTGTGCTGAGCTCTGCCAATTTGAATCAATTACCATGGGGGAAACTGCGGTCATTTCACCACTCAACTGTGAAGGATGCGGTGTCTGCGCCCACTTCTGTCCGGAAGAAGCCATTGTACTCCAAGAGAATCATTGCGGTTCCTGGTACATTGCAGATACCGCCTACGGGCCTCTTGTTCACGCCCAGCTTTTCGCAGGGGAGGAAAACTCGGGCAAGTTGGTCTCCCACATCAAAAATCAGGCAAGACAGCTCGCTGAAACAACAAATACCGGTCTGATCCTGATCGATGGCGCTCCTGGGGTGGGATGTCCGGTCATCGCATCACTCTCCAATGTGGATCTTGCCGTCGTAATAACCGAACCTACCCTATCCGGAAAACACGACCTGGATCGCATCCTTGACCTCACCGAACACTTCAAAATCCCTGCACTGGTTTGCATAAACAAGTGGGATCTTCACTCCGAGATGAGCGATAGCATAGAGAAATCCTGCAACGATCGCGGAGCTAACGTTCTTGGAAAAATCCCATTTGATCGCCAGGTTATTACCTGCCAGATTCAGGGAGTGCCGGTGACAGCTGATGATACCAGCCTGGCCGGGTACTCAATTAAGGCGATATGGAAAAAACTAAAGGAACACCTATAG
- a CDS encoding fumarate hydratase has protein sequence MTTIISSQDFIASIAESLQYISYTHPRDFVQAMARAYEREKSQAAKDAMAQILINSRMAAMGQRPICQDTGIVTVFLQIGMECRFDTTTAIQELVDEGVRTAYNNTDNPLRASVVADPAGKRINTRDNTPAVIYTELVAGSSVDIRIAAKGGGSENKSKFATLNPNDSIVDWVVRTVPTMGAGWCPPGILGIGIGGTVDKAMVLAKESLMQPIDIQELIAKGADNTIEELRLEIYSKVNELGIGAQGLGGLTTALDVKILDCPTHAASLPVAMIPNCAATRHIHFTLDGSGPAHFTPPRLEDWPEIKWEVGESVKRVQLNGITREEIATWNTGETLLLNGTILTGRDAAHRRIQTFLKEGKPFPNGVDFRGKFIYYVGPVDPVRDEAVGPAGPTTSTRMDKYSDMMLKETGLIGMIGKSERGDATIESIRQHGAVYLMAVGGAAYLVSKAIKKARVVAFEDLGMEAIYEFEVEDMPVTVAVDSRGESVHKTGPALWSQKIRDYRSHK, from the coding sequence ATGACCACCATAATCAGTAGCCAGGATTTTATTGCCTCCATCGCAGAGAGCCTCCAGTACATTTCCTACACCCACCCTCGTGATTTCGTTCAGGCCATGGCCCGTGCATACGAGCGTGAAAAAAGCCAGGCGGCAAAGGATGCCATGGCTCAAATCCTGATCAACTCCAGGATGGCAGCCATGGGCCAGCGTCCAATCTGCCAGGACACGGGTATCGTTACCGTCTTTCTGCAAATTGGCATGGAATGCCGCTTCGACACCACCACAGCCATTCAGGAACTGGTGGATGAGGGTGTTCGAACGGCCTATAATAATACGGACAATCCACTTCGTGCGTCTGTGGTTGCCGATCCGGCCGGCAAACGAATTAACACCAGAGACAACACCCCGGCAGTTATCTACACCGAGCTGGTTGCAGGCTCCAGTGTTGATATCCGTATTGCTGCCAAGGGTGGTGGATCCGAAAACAAAAGTAAATTTGCCACCCTCAACCCCAATGATTCCATCGTCGATTGGGTGGTACGTACCGTACCCACAATGGGGGCCGGCTGGTGCCCCCCCGGAATCCTTGGTATTGGTATCGGTGGCACCGTTGATAAGGCCATGGTACTTGCCAAAGAATCGCTGATGCAGCCCATCGACATTCAGGAGCTGATAGCAAAAGGTGCCGACAACACCATAGAAGAACTGCGGCTTGAAATATATTCAAAGGTAAATGAACTCGGAATAGGAGCCCAGGGTCTGGGTGGGCTTACCACCGCTCTCGATGTCAAGATACTGGACTGTCCAACCCACGCAGCATCCCTTCCCGTCGCAATGATTCCAAACTGTGCCGCAACCCGGCATATTCACTTCACTCTTGATGGCAGCGGTCCTGCTCACTTTACTCCGCCACGACTGGAAGACTGGCCTGAAATCAAATGGGAGGTTGGTGAAAGTGTCAAACGGGTACAGCTTAATGGAATCACCAGGGAAGAAATTGCAACCTGGAATACTGGAGAGACACTGCTTCTGAACGGTACCATCCTCACAGGACGCGATGCAGCCCATCGCAGAATTCAGACGTTCCTCAAGGAAGGAAAACCATTCCCCAATGGAGTTGACTTCAGGGGGAAATTTATCTATTACGTGGGACCCGTTGATCCCGTAAGAGACGAAGCCGTTGGCCCCGCCGGCCCTACAACCTCCACCCGCATGGACAAATACAGTGACATGATGCTGAAAGAAACCGGCCTTATCGGCATGATAGGAAAATCGGAACGAGGTGATGCAACCATCGAATCCATTCGCCAACACGGCGCTGTATACCTTATGGCTGTTGGAGGAGCTGCCTATCTTGTATCAAAGGCAATCAAGAAAGCACGAGTGGTGGCCTTCGAAGATCTCGGCATGGAGGCAATCTATGAATTTGAGGTTGAAGATATGCCTGTAACGGTAGCCGTCGACAGCCGGGGCGAGTCAGTCCACAAGACAGGTCCTGCTCTCTGGAGCCAGAAGATCCGCGATTATCGGAGTCACAAATAG
- a CDS encoding L-serine ammonia-lyase, iron-sulfur-dependent, subunit alpha, which translates to MTKLSRKLNNALEITAGCTEPAAIAFCASFVGKYLDDIPQEILLRIDQRTYKNAFGAGIPRAGDKRGSEWALLFGFVMACPEKRLSIFSGLEKDAITRAQALHDRDILKVELVETETLLIAVSARGATNHVEARIEGGHTKVTAVTLNNRTIDIAEEKEKEAAAASLPYEDAIYEALNWPELIEECYKDQTLQTTVRQGIAYNMAAALHGQKYVKSGHGADSLVMGAIYSRMNGDPIPIMSCAGSGNKGLTCMVPVVCYSRDLDLGEELEIKGVLVAVLLTSLITSRFGEVSSVCGAQYAAGAGVIGGILYLKNKLELFDGAYNNFISAIGGGFCDGAKGSCSMRGNVAVSTALTAINHAENGFLVSGRDGFLGTTFHETLDHLTQYNPLIAKFERETIDILRNK; encoded by the coding sequence ATGACAAAACTTTCCCGAAAATTAAACAACGCCCTTGAAATCACCGCAGGATGCACAGAACCGGCAGCTATCGCCTTCTGTGCCAGCTTTGTAGGAAAATACCTGGACGACATCCCTCAAGAGATACTCTTACGTATTGATCAGCGTACTTACAAAAATGCCTTCGGAGCCGGAATTCCACGAGCAGGTGACAAACGTGGCAGTGAATGGGCCCTGCTCTTTGGCTTTGTCATGGCCTGCCCGGAAAAACGGCTTTCGATCTTTTCTGGATTGGAGAAAGATGCCATCACCCGGGCACAAGCTCTGCATGACCGCGATATTCTCAAAGTTGAACTGGTTGAAACGGAAACTCTGCTGATCGCTGTCTCGGCACGAGGAGCCACAAACCATGTTGAAGCACGTATAGAAGGCGGGCACACCAAGGTGACGGCTGTCACTTTAAACAACAGAACTATTGATATAGCAGAGGAAAAAGAAAAAGAGGCAGCAGCAGCTTCTCTTCCCTATGAGGATGCGATATATGAAGCTCTGAACTGGCCGGAACTCATTGAAGAGTGCTACAAAGACCAGACCCTGCAAACCACGGTTCGCCAGGGAATTGCCTATAATATGGCAGCAGCCCTACACGGCCAGAAATATGTTAAAAGTGGCCATGGTGCAGATTCCCTCGTAATGGGAGCCATCTACTCAAGAATGAACGGCGACCCTATTCCCATTATGAGCTGTGCAGGGTCCGGTAACAAGGGACTGACCTGTATGGTCCCCGTGGTGTGTTACAGCAGGGATCTTGACCTTGGAGAAGAACTGGAAATTAAGGGTGTACTCGTTGCAGTATTACTGACCAGCCTCATCACCTCACGTTTTGGTGAAGTTTCTTCGGTCTGTGGAGCCCAGTATGCTGCAGGTGCCGGTGTTATCGGGGGCATCCTGTATTTAAAAAACAAACTGGAGCTCTTTGACGGCGCCTACAACAACTTTATATCAGCCATTGGCGGAGGATTCTGCGACGGTGCCAAGGGAAGCTGCTCCATGCGGGGCAATGTTGCTGTAAGTACTGCCCTCACCGCCATCAATCATGCAGAAAACGGATTTCTGGTTTCCGGACGGGACGGTTTTCTTGGCACGACCTTCCATGAAACTCTGGATCATCTTACCCAGTACAATCCACTTATTGCAAAATTTGAGCGTGAAACCATTGATATTTTACGTAATAAATGA
- a CDS encoding peptidase U32 family protein produces MDKKESNKAGIPVIPELLAPAGNFEKMVTAIHYGADAVYMGGKQFSLRAKAGNFSDEKMAEAVQYAHAHDVKIYVTINILAHNRDFTELDNYLSGLRKAGVDGLIIADPGILRRARECVPEIPVHLSTQANVTNAEAAEFWFEQGVSRLNLARELSLKEIREVRQQTQGELEIFVHGALCISYSGRCMLSNYMTGRDANQGACAHPCRYSYKLIEEKRPGEYFPVEEDERGTYIFNSKDLCLLEGLPELVASGANSLKIEGRMKSIFYVGGVTRIYRAALDYLRDLPPEAWDNPSEIRLPSIVFEEIAKTGTRGTSENFFRHVPGSSEMLYTSPRVQMEVEPVAVIRGEGEAPLVEARNVLETGNQVEYMLPGISCIPLTVVRMETEKGEVISRANPGNRLFLHTEPPLTQGRMNGIIRRSRKDSFIT; encoded by the coding sequence ATGGATAAAAAAGAAAGCAACAAAGCTGGTATTCCAGTCATCCCCGAACTCCTTGCTCCGGCAGGAAACTTTGAGAAGATGGTTACTGCAATTCACTATGGTGCCGATGCCGTGTATATGGGTGGAAAGCAGTTCAGTCTCCGGGCAAAGGCTGGGAATTTCAGTGATGAAAAAATGGCAGAGGCTGTGCAGTACGCTCATGCTCACGATGTGAAGATATATGTGACCATCAATATTCTGGCTCATAACCGTGATTTTACAGAACTGGATAATTACCTGTCTGGGCTGAGAAAAGCCGGAGTGGACGGTTTGATTATTGCCGATCCCGGTATCCTGCGACGAGCCCGAGAATGCGTGCCGGAAATTCCTGTACACCTGTCCACCCAGGCCAATGTGACCAATGCGGAGGCTGCTGAGTTCTGGTTTGAACAGGGGGTCAGCCGCCTCAATCTTGCGCGTGAGTTGTCCCTGAAGGAAATCCGCGAGGTTCGGCAGCAGACACAGGGAGAACTGGAAATTTTTGTCCATGGAGCCCTCTGTATCTCCTATTCGGGACGCTGTATGCTCTCCAACTACATGACAGGAAGAGATGCTAATCAGGGAGCCTGTGCCCATCCCTGTCGCTATAGCTACAAGCTGATTGAAGAGAAGCGGCCTGGTGAATATTTTCCTGTAGAAGAGGATGAGCGGGGAACATATATCTTTAATTCGAAAGATCTCTGTCTCCTGGAAGGCTTGCCGGAACTGGTGGCCAGTGGTGCAAATTCATTAAAAATTGAAGGACGGATGAAGTCAATTTTTTATGTAGGTGGAGTGACCCGCATTTATCGGGCAGCACTCGATTATCTGCGGGACTTGCCACCCGAGGCCTGGGATAATCCGTCGGAGATCAGGTTGCCATCGATTGTGTTCGAAGAGATTGCCAAAACCGGAACCCGTGGTACCAGTGAAAATTTTTTCAGACATGTGCCAGGGAGTTCTGAGATGCTCTATACCAGTCCCCGGGTTCAGATGGAAGTTGAGCCAGTGGCCGTGATCAGAGGAGAGGGTGAGGCACCACTGGTTGAAGCGAGGAATGTCCTGGAAACGGGGAATCAGGTGGAGTATATGCTTCCCGGGATTAGCTGTATTCCCTTAACCGTTGTCCGTATGGAGACCGAAAAGGGGGAGGTGATAAGTCGTGCTAACCCCGGTAACCGCTTGTTTCTTCATACAGAACCGCCTCTGACTCAGGGGCGGATGAACGGGATTATACGCCGGAGTAGAAAAGACTCATTTATTACGTAA